The genomic interval ACATCTGGCCTCTCCAAAACCTTCTCCAGCGGCGGACGACGTGTTGTCGCGCTGGACGACGTTTCGCTGACCCTCAATCGTAGCGAAACACTGGGATTGGTGGGTCCATCGGGTAGCGGGAAGTCAACACTTTCGAGGGTTCTGCTACGACTCGTTAACGCGGATTCGGGCCGTGTCACCTTCGATGGGCAGGACTTTCTGGCCCTGCAAGGCGCCGCTCTGCGAGCCCAACGCAAGCGCATCCAGATGGTATTTCAGGACCCGTTGGCGGCGTTCAATCCGCGCGCCACAGTCTCCCAAGCCCTTGATGATCCTCTCAGAATTCACGCCATAGCCAATCGCCGCGAGCGTCCTGCCGCCATCGCCAATCTGCTGGATCGCGTCGGTCTGCCGTCAACCCTCGCCCAGCGCGCCATCCACGAAATCTCGGGCGGTCAGCGCCAGCGCGTCGCCATCGCCCGCGCCATCTCCACCAAGCCAGACCTCGTCGTTCTCGACGAAGCCGTCTCGGCGCTCGATGTATCGGTTCGCGGCAAGATATTGGAATTGCTGGTATCTTTGCAGCGCGAGGATGGCCTCGCCTACATTTTCGTGTCGCACGATATTGCTGTGGTCCGCGCGATTTCCCACCGCATCGCCATCATGGATGCCGGCCGGATCGTTGAAACCGGCCCCACACAAGCCATTGTTGCGGCCCCACAATCCGCGACAGGACGCGCACTGGTCGACGCCGTGCCGCACCTGATCGTTAATCGCTAAGGAAAAGCAATGACTTCGCTTACCTGGAACCCGCTGCTCGACATCCCGCCATTCCCCGTCTACGGCTATGCCAAGCTCGCTGACCGCATCGGCGCGCTGCTCGGCACGCGGCATGATGTCTTGCTGGTACAGGGCGAAGCTATCATCGCGCTTGAAGCCGTGGCGACCAGCCTCGCGCGGCCCGGTCTTCAGGCTCTCAACGTCGTCACCAGCCCCTATGGCGGGCTGTTTGGCGACTGGCTTTCCCGAGGCGGCGCAGCGGTTTCCAACGTTATTGCCGCGCCCGGCCTGCCCATCACCATCGCGACCTTCACAGCCGCTCTGGACGCCATGCCGGGCGTCGGCGTCGTGGCACTTGTCCACGCCGAGTCAGCGTCTGGTATTCTCAACCCGCTTGAAGACATTGCCACCCTCGCCAAAGCGCGCGGTGCGGTGGTCGTCGTCGATGCCGTCGCCTCGGTCGGCGGCCATGAGTTAAATACCGACGCGCTAGGCCTCGATATAGTGGTCATTGGCGCGCAAAAATCTCTGGGCGGATCGGCAGGACTATCGGCCTTGTCGGTCAGCCCAACAGCCTGGGGACTGATTGCCCAACCCGGCGGTGTCGAACAATCGACGCTGTCTTTGCTCGATCTCAAGCATAACTGGCTTGATCGGGGGCGTCTCGCCTTGCCCGGCATGCCGTCGGCGCTGGAATTTCATGCGCTCGCGGGGGCGCTGGATCGGTTCGAGGCAGAGGGTTTGGACAACGCCATTGCCCGCCACGCGCGCGCAGCAGCCGCGACCCGCGACGGCGTGGAAGCTCTGGGCCTACCGCTTTGGGTCGAGGCGTCCGGCGCGTCCAATCTGATGACTGGGGTACAAATTCCCCAGTCCATTGAAATCAATAGCCTTTTACGAGAATTGGCACCATTCGATACCTGCATTGGCCCCGGCGTCGGGCTGATCGCCGACCGCTTGGTGCGGCTCAACCATACCGGCAACCGCGCCCGCCTGGACGCCGTTCTCGCCAATGTTCTGGCGCTGGGACAAGCCTTGCAGCAACTCGGTCATCCGACCGATCTCGGCGCGGCAAGCGCTGCCGTACTGCGCCATTACGGTCGCCCTGCATGACCAGAGCCGTCCTATTCGACCTCGATGACACGCTGATCTTCGCCTACGCCAACCCGGCCCCCGCCTGGCACGCTGTCGTGTCGGAGTTCGCTGATCGGCTGGGCAACGCACCCATGGACTCCGTCGCAAAGGCGGTTGCCGACAGCACGGCGACCTTCCTCAGCGACGACGACAACCGCCGCCTATGGCGGTTGCAGGCCGTTGCGACGCGGCGCGCCGTCGTCCAAGATGCCCTGAAATCCTCAGGTTTTGCGGGGTTGGATGACGTTGCAGGCGAGATCGCCGACCGCTATGCCGACTATCGGGAAGAGAATATGTATCTCTACCCAGACGCCCTTCAGGTCGTCGACGCTTACCGGGCGCAGGGCATGAAGCTGGGCCTTGTGACCAATGGTGCGACCGAAGTGCAGCACGCCAAGGTCGACCGCTTCGGCCTGCGCGAACGCTTCGATCATATCCAGGTTGAAGAAGAAGCCGGGTTCGGCAAGCCTGACGGTCGCGCCTATGTGCATACGCTGGCCGCGCTCGACGTTGCCCCCGAGGACACCATCATGATCGGCGACGACATGGTGTGGGACGTGCTGGCGCCGCAGCGCCTGGGCATAATGGGCATCTGGTACGACCGCTTCGAGATCGGCTTGCAGCCCAATGTGGCGGTAAAGCCGGACCGGATCATTCACCGGCTCGCAGAGCTGCTCGACTAGCTGGCGAAGCGCTCCAACAGGATCGAGGCGTGATCCTTGTACGTGGTCTGAGCAAACTCGCGATAGCCCAGCTTGGCGGCGAGGCTGAGTGACGCCAGATTGGCCGGATCGATCAGGCAGACCGTGCGCGGCATGGCTCTGTCGGCCCAAGCGAGGATTGCCGCAAGCGCTTCATGGGCAAGTCCGAGACCCTGAAATTGTGGCAGCATCGCCCAGCCCGCTTCCGGCGTATCGCCCAGCGATGGCGTCATATCGCGATGAAAGTCAGCAAGGCCGAATTCGCCGACAAGAGCCCCGGTCTGCCGGTCGATGGCTAGGAAATATCCGTACCCCATAAGCTGCCAGTGCCCGGCATAGGCGAGGATACGGCGCCAGACTTCTTCTGGCGTATTGGGCCGTCCGCCGATGAACCGCGTCACTTCCGGGTCGGACCAGAGAGTGCAGCAGGCGGCGAAATCATCCGGCGTGTGGGCGCGCAGGATGAGGCGGGGTGTGGTGAGGATTGGCGCGGCAGGCTGAGACATCGGAGTACCCCCACCTCGCTCCCCTGATAGGGGAGGAACAGATCCAGTTTGCGGCACGATACAACTCCTCCCCCTTTTCAGGGGGAGGTTGGGTGGGGGTATTCTTTAGCCCCCGACGACGGCAGTGCGCGGCATGTCCGAGAGGATTTCGGCGACACCATTGCGGATGATGACGATCTCTTCGAGGCGCAGGCCGAACTGGCCCTGCAGATAGATGCCAGGCTCGATCGAGAACACCATGCCCTCTTCGAGGATCGTTTCGGAAGTCGCTGTAATATATGGCGTTTCGTGAATGTCGATACCCAGGCCGTGGCCGGTGCGGTGCAGGAAGTTGGGGCCGTAACCGGCGGCGGTGATCACATCGCGGGCGGCCTTGTCGACGGCGCTGGCAGGTACGCCCGGCTTGGCAGCGGCGATGGCGGCGTCCACGGCGCGATCAAGGATGGAGTGGACCTGGCCAAACCCACCTGGCGCCGTATCGAGGAAGCCGACGCGGGTCATGTCGGATGGATAGCCATAGATGCGCGCGCCGGTATCGATCAGCACGGCATCGCCGCTCTTGAGCTGCGTATCGCCGGTGTGGTGGTGCGGAAAGGCGCCGTTGGGGCCAAAGCACACGCTGCAGAATTCAGTGGTGGCGCCATTGGCCTTGTAGAAGTCGCGGATGACGGTGGCCACTTCGCGCTCGGTGATGCCGGGGCGCAGGGCAGCAAAGCCGGCGGCCATGGCGGCATCGTTGAGCACCGCGCTTTTCTTGAGCGCGTCATACTCGGCGGCATCTTTGCGCGAGCGCAGGTAGCCGACCGTATCATTGGTGAAGCGGCGGGTTGCGCCGGGCAGCGCGTCGATTACCAGCAGCGCGAAGTCGGCGCGCATGGTTTCGTCCAGAACCACGGATGGCGCGGTGCGGTCGATACCGGTCGCGACGAGCAGCTGTTCTAGCGCAGCTGCCGGGCCCTCGGCGTCGGTCCAGGGGAAGAATGGCAGGTCGGTATGCTGGCGGGCGCTATCGACGTTAAGCGCGGGCATCAGTACGCCAGCAAAGGACTGGCTGACCATCAGAAGCACCGGGCGCTCGTCGCCGTGTGGGGCGAGGTCGGCGAGATACAGCATGTGACTGGACGGACCGATGACGACAAGGTCGGTATTTGTCGCTGCCATGCGAGCGCGAAGGGCGGACATGCGATTGGTCAGTGTGGCGTTCATCGAGAGCTCTTGGGTTGATGTGGGGATACCCCCACCCAGCCTCCCCTTATTTGAGGAAGCTGCGTGGGGGTATGAAAAAATGAGGAGCCAGGCCGGAGGAGATGGCCCGGCTCCTCGTGCGGCGCTGACTTGGGGCTCAGCGCCGCGACGGGTGTCGGCTAACTACTGCTTGGTGACCAGGCGGTAGTAGACGAAGTCGGAGGTTGCACCGTTGACGTAGCCATCGACATTGGAAGCCATCGCGATGGTCAGCGCGGCCTGGAACATGATGACGATCGGCGAGTTTTCCTGAACTTGCTTCTGCAGCTCGATATAGTCGGCATTGCGCTTTGCCTGATCTGGTTCGGCAAGCGCGGCGTTGACTTCGTCGTTCAGCTCGGCCGGGACAGCCCAGGCGTTCCGCCATGTGGTGGTGGCCGTGTAGTTGTCGTCGGCGTTGTTGGAGTTGTAGGCGAAAGCCTTGGCGTTGGAATGTGGGTCCATGAAGTCTGGGCCCCAATACAGCAGCATCGCCTGGTGGGTACGCTCACGGTACTTGGTGATGACCTGAGCGCCGGTGCCGGGCAGGATTTCGAAGTTGATGCCAGCTTCCGAGAAACCGGCCTGCAGCGACTGAGCGATGTCGGTGAACGGGGTCGAGTTGATTACGTCCAGCGTCACATTGATTGGTGTCTTGACGCCGGCGTCAGCCAGGATCTGCTTGGCCTTCTCAACGTCGTAGGTATACGGCGTTTCGTCGTAGGAGCCGGGGAAGCCCTTTGGCCAGAAGGCCTGGTGCTTTTCCATCTGACCCTTGAGGAAGGACTGGGTCATCCCGTCATAGTCGACGAGGTAACGGGCAGCTTCCCAAACGGCTGGTGGCGTCAGCGATTCCGTCTTCTGGTTGAACGACAGGAAATGGACGGCGGCCTGCGGATAGGTCTCGACCTTGACCGCATCGGCTGACAGACCCGAAATCTGGTCAGGGGTGAGGTTCTTGGCGATATCGACGTCACCCGAGGTCAGCAGCAGCTGCTGGGTCGCGGCTTCGGCAACATGGCGGATGATGATGGTTTTCATCGCCGGTGCGCCACCGAAATAGGTTTCGTTGGCGGTGAGGCGAACGATTTCAGCCGGACGGTAATCGGACAGCACATATGGGCCCGAACCAGCCGAATGGGTGTTCAGCCAGGCATTGCCGAAGTCGCCGTCGACTTCATTGGCCTTGACCAGAACTTCGTCAACGATGGCGCCCGGACGAGCGGCCAGCACGTTCAGCACGAAAGCCGATGCGAAGTTGCCTTCCCACTTCAGCGTAACGGTGTTGCCGTCAGCGGTGACCATCTGGTCGATGTTTTCCGGGGTCCAGCCGAGCTGGGTCAGGATGAAGGCTGGAGTCTTGTTCAGCACGACAACGCGCTTGAACGAGAACACCACGTCTTCGCCGCGCACCGGGTTGCCCGATGCGAAGGCCGCGCCATCACGCAGGGTGAAGGTCAGCGTCTTGGCGGCTTCATCAGCAGTCCACGATGCTGCAAGGCCGGGTGCCAGAACGGTGGTGTCGGCCGCGTCATACTGGACGAGCTTGTCGTAGAGGTTGGCGTTGATCTCGCCAGCGCTGAATTCATAGGCCTGCGCTGGATCGAGCGCGACGATATCGTCGATATTCTGCGCGATGACCAGGGCATCTGCTGGGGTGGCGGCGTATACAGCGCCTGCCGCAAGCGGCAGAGTCAGCGCTGTCGCCAACAAGGCGGCGCGAAGCATCTTCATGAACG from Devosia sp. 2618 carries:
- a CDS encoding HAD family hydrolase, which translates into the protein MTRAVLFDLDDTLIFAYANPAPAWHAVVSEFADRLGNAPMDSVAKAVADSTATFLSDDDNRRLWRLQAVATRRAVVQDALKSSGFAGLDDVAGEIADRYADYREENMYLYPDALQVVDAYRAQGMKLGLVTNGATEVQHAKVDRFGLRERFDHIQVEEEAGFGKPDGRAYVHTLAALDVAPEDTIMIGDDMVWDVLAPQRLGIMGIWYDRFEIGLQPNVAVKPDRIIHRLAELLD
- a CDS encoding ABC transporter substrate-binding protein; translated protein: MKMLRAALLATALTLPLAAGAVYAATPADALVIAQNIDDIVALDPAQAYEFSAGEINANLYDKLVQYDAADTTVLAPGLAASWTADEAAKTLTFTLRDGAAFASGNPVRGEDVVFSFKRVVVLNKTPAFILTQLGWTPENIDQMVTADGNTVTLKWEGNFASAFVLNVLAARPGAIVDEVLVKANEVDGDFGNAWLNTHSAGSGPYVLSDYRPAEIVRLTANETYFGGAPAMKTIIIRHVAEAATQQLLLTSGDVDIAKNLTPDQISGLSADAVKVETYPQAAVHFLSFNQKTESLTPPAVWEAARYLVDYDGMTQSFLKGQMEKHQAFWPKGFPGSYDETPYTYDVEKAKQILADAGVKTPINVTLDVINSTPFTDIAQSLQAGFSEAGINFEILPGTGAQVITKYRERTHQAMLLYWGPDFMDPHSNAKAFAYNSNNADDNYTATTTWRNAWAVPAELNDEVNAALAEPDQAKRNADYIELQKQVQENSPIVIMFQAALTIAMASNVDGYVNGATSDFVYYRLVTKQ
- a CDS encoding GNAT family N-acetyltransferase, producing the protein MSQPAAPILTTPRLILRAHTPDDFAACCTLWSDPEVTRFIGGRPNTPEEVWRRILAYAGHWQLMGYGYFLAIDRQTGALVGEFGLADFHRDMTPSLGDTPEAGWAMLPQFQGLGLAHEALAAILAWADRAMPRTVCLIDPANLASLSLAAKLGYREFAQTTYKDHASILLERFAS
- a CDS encoding ATP-binding cassette domain-containing protein encodes the protein MTKLLSTSGLSKTFSSGGRRVVALDDVSLTLNRSETLGLVGPSGSGKSTLSRVLLRLVNADSGRVTFDGQDFLALQGAALRAQRKRIQMVFQDPLAAFNPRATVSQALDDPLRIHAIANRRERPAAIANLLDRVGLPSTLAQRAIHEISGGQRQRVAIARAISTKPDLVVLDEAVSALDVSVRGKILELLVSLQREDGLAYIFVSHDIAVVRAISHRIAIMDAGRIVETGPTQAIVAAPQSATGRALVDAVPHLIVNR
- a CDS encoding aminotransferase class V-fold PLP-dependent enzyme, with amino-acid sequence MTSLTWNPLLDIPPFPVYGYAKLADRIGALLGTRHDVLLVQGEAIIALEAVATSLARPGLQALNVVTSPYGGLFGDWLSRGGAAVSNVIAAPGLPITIATFTAALDAMPGVGVVALVHAESASGILNPLEDIATLAKARGAVVVVDAVASVGGHELNTDALGLDIVVIGAQKSLGGSAGLSALSVSPTAWGLIAQPGGVEQSTLSLLDLKHNWLDRGRLALPGMPSALEFHALAGALDRFEAEGLDNAIARHARAAAATRDGVEALGLPLWVEASGASNLMTGVQIPQSIEINSLLRELAPFDTCIGPGVGLIADRLVRLNHTGNRARLDAVLANVLALGQALQQLGHPTDLGAASAAVLRHYGRPA
- a CDS encoding Xaa-Pro peptidase family protein, which translates into the protein MNATLTNRMSALRARMAATNTDLVVIGPSSHMLYLADLAPHGDERPVLLMVSQSFAGVLMPALNVDSARQHTDLPFFPWTDAEGPAAALEQLLVATGIDRTAPSVVLDETMRADFALLVIDALPGATRRFTNDTVGYLRSRKDAAEYDALKKSAVLNDAAMAAGFAALRPGITEREVATVIRDFYKANGATTEFCSVCFGPNGAFPHHHTGDTQLKSGDAVLIDTGARIYGYPSDMTRVGFLDTAPGGFGQVHSILDRAVDAAIAAAKPGVPASAVDKAARDVITAAGYGPNFLHRTGHGLGIDIHETPYITATSETILEEGMVFSIEPGIYLQGQFGLRLEEIVIIRNGVAEILSDMPRTAVVGG